In the genome of Candidatus Aegiribacteria sp., the window GTCCTCATCCGGAGTAACGAGGAAGGTCAGATTGTGCCCTTCATAAACTTCGATGCTGTACCAGTCCTCTTCGTCATAATCACCGATAATACCGCTCGCTGGCTGTCCGATTTCCAATGCGACGGCATGAACAGCTCTGTCTCCGGCATCATCACCGCTCCATGCATCATCCTGAGAAGCTGCAGTAACTGTTAAACTATATGTTCCGTTACCACCTTTGAAGATATTGATGTAATAGACTCCCCCCGACGAACTGTTCATTATCATTGACCTTGTTATCGTCACACCGGCGCAAACATCCCATTCCGTCCAGATTTCATTGACTTCAGTATCCAGGAATTCGACATTCGCGCCTTCAGAATCATATCCGGGAGTAAATGATATATCAAGAATGCTGCCGGAAGGAACCTCAAAGGAATACCAGTCAGATTCATCCAGATCACCTATGATACCTCCCTCTGTCTCTCCCAAAGTGATCTCAAGTGCGTCTGGTGCCCTTCCACCGGCATCGGCACCTGAAATCCCGTCATTCTGCATTACCTTTGAAAGTTCAAGTGTATAACCACCGGGGCTTCCCTGGAATACATGAATGTAATAATCACCGGAGAATTCCGCTGGTGTCATGTAGCTGAATTCCTTGCAGACAGGTGGCTTTACATCCCATTCTATCCATATTTCGTCCTGTTCACAATCAAGTACTTCAACATTGAAACCTTCAGCTTCGTTCGAAGGAGTGAATGATACGTTGAAAGTTTCTCCGCCAATAACGCTGAATACGTACCAGTCATCTGTTTCTTCCTGCTCGAGTACTCCTTCGGTAACACCTTCACTCAGCATAATAGCATCAGCTGCGGTGTTATTCGCACCTTCCGGGGTCTCAGCAGTAGTTTCAGCGGATTCTCCCTGATCCTGAATTTCCCCTGCAGTATCCCCGGCGGTTTCACCCTGTTCCTCAGGCTCTCCCCCGCCACAGGCCATTACATGAAGTGCGGCCATTCCGCAGATAATTAACATTATACCTATAATGTTCTTCATTTTCCTACTCCATTCAAGCGATATTCCTGTTTCGAATATCTGCATCATAAAAATACGCAAGTAAAATCCGGGAGACAACTGTCCGGTCTGGGAAACCGGACTCAGGGGGCTTGCACATGATATCAAAGCTTTTATGGCTTCAATGTCCAGATCGAGAAAATTACCTCAATCCTGAAAATCAGATGATGAGAACACGAATCAGTGAGTGTATGTCCCCATAGCTTTTATGGCTCCGAAAGTTATCGGCTCCAGATTCAGTGAACCGGTCAGGAGTAAATGCGGGCATCCCAGCGAAGTGAATCCAGTTGAACTGTCCCATCCGGCAGTGAGCGATCTGGCTACATCATCTTCCCAGTTGTAATTGAAAACAGCGCCGTGTCCGTCAGGCCATCCATATTCAATGATCAGGTTTCCTGATCCATCGTAGAAGAAAGGCGTTTCCAGATTGATGGAAAACCATGAATCAGGATCCGGCGCGTAGACAGTGAAGTTCTCCTCCCAGACAACCTCCGTCATGGTTCCGGGTCTGTAATTGTCAGCGAATACATTTCCAAGTTCATCGCCGTCACAGTACCCTATATATATTACAAGTGTATCAAGTGTAACTTCGGTTTCTCCCTGGAACGTTCGCTTTAGAGATATCGTTTCTATCTCGATGGCGTTTCCGAGCTCTTCTTCCAGATAAAGAGTCTGATATCTCATACTTACCGCACAATCGGCACAGAACGGCTCGTTCGCTGGATAATCGTCAATCCCTATATCTATATCCCCGCAGGCAGCCAATCCTGTGAGAATGAATAATACTGTTACAGAATATTTCATCATGTTCCTTCACTCGATGTCAGTAAAGCAAAAGGCGCAGACCAGGGTCAATTTATCTCAGAATCACTATTCGATCTACTGTCACTGTATTTCCGGAGTTAACTTCAGCGAAATACACTCCAGAAGCATTAAGACTGAAATCGGCGGATATCCCTTCCTTTATCGTTCCCGTGGCAACACATCTTCCCGAAGTATCATAAATACTGAGTTCCCCGCCGGATTCGGGAAGGTTAAAGGCATTTATCGTAAAATTCCCGGTGGATGGATTTGGATAAACGTCAAGTTGAATATCACCGTCAGCAGCACCTGCTTCGCCTTCTTCAATTCCGACTACAGCACCGAGGTAGTCGAACCAGGCGTTATAAACCTCTTTCGATGATCCATGATTCTGAACAAAAACTGCCAGCTCTACATACTCGAAATCAAAAGTACCGGTGTCATAATCGACAATCAGATCTAAAGTATCCGGATAAGTGGGTCCGAAAACTATCGATTCTCCTACCGGACCGAATAGCTCGTCTCTGAATGCCTGTTCAAAAACTGAATTCGACCAGTAACCGGCTCCTGGTATATTGCTCTCGATAAGAACAGCGTTGCAGAAAATATCATCTCCTCCCAGATCCTGTTCCGCTATGAGCGTTATAATTATCGATCCGGCGCCACCTGAAGTTGAGTTTGCGACCTGTATCTCCAGAAAACATGGAACCGCAATTCTATTATTGAATGCGTTGTTCAGACCTGATCCGCTGGTACTCGCTTTGATAACTCCATCAAATTGAAGCCACGGAACGGAGTTAACACCGTACAGCTGTACTCTGTGCCACTGTTCATAGTTATTCTGATTGTATATCGGATCACCGTTGCCAGGCCACCAGACATGAGGTCTGATTACGGCGAGATCATCCGGATGACTGTCTACAAAATTGTTTAATGTTTGCTCAAAACTCCAGCATGGCCCACACTGATAGTTCGTGAAATCTTCCAGTAGAACAACTCTGTCAGCACCAAACAGGAGAACTGAAAGTACCAGTAATATTATGATATATACAGAACGCATTGTTATTCCTTTCTGAAAATAGAAATTCATATAATCTATACTTGATTAGTAGGAATTGTCAATCAACTATTACTTTATCTCCCATAGCCTGTTATTCAAAATCTAGTATAATTTATACTTGTTGAAGTCAGCACTTGTGTGACATTACAGTGTAGCATATAGTGTCAGGAACTTTATGCTGGAACCTGATTGAATCAGTAGGTTCATCGGATTGAGAAGCATGTTGTTTCTTTCTTTATATCAGAAGTATTCGGTTGCGAATACGTTCAATCGAGCTTCTGGAGGTAGTTCTTGAAACAGAATCTAAAACTCATTACCAGACTTGTTCGAAAAGCAAAAAAAGAGCTTGATCACAACGATCGCAGGGAAGCTCTTGAGCTGATGAAGAAGGCAGTGAGCATCGATGATAATAACGGACTGGTTGTTCAGGTAATACAGGCGCTTGATCGAAAAGATACCTCGATGACAATCCTCGACGAACCGCTTGAAGATCAAGTCTTCGATGAATCGTTTGAGAATCCTGTCTTCGATGAACCACTTGAGAATCCTGTCTTCGATGAACCACTTGAGAATCCTGTCTTCGATAAATCGTTTGAGAATCCTGTCTTCGATGAACCACTTGAGAATCCTGTCTTCGATGAACCACTTGAGGAACCTGTTCCTGATGAACCGGACGAATGGCCTCAAGCATTTATTGAACCAGTAGAAAGGAAGTTATCAATGCCAATAGGAGATCAGCTTATTAAACTGAATCAGCTTGTTAAACTATTCGAAGCTTCTGATAAAGCATTTGACGAGGGACACCAGGCAAAGGCCATTGCCTATCTTAATAAAGCTCGAAAGATGGATCCGGATAACCCTGATATAGAAACAAAATTAGATTCCCTGAAATCAAGGATGAAAGCGGCGAACCTTATTTCCATCGCTCGAAAGAAACTGGCAGCGGGAAATATGTCGGAATCTATCCTTTTCGCTCAGCAGGCTTTTGAAATGATGCCCGATATTAATGGCCTGCAAGAACTCCTCGAAGA includes:
- a CDS encoding T9SS type A sorting domain-containing protein, with translation MRSVYIIILLVLSVLLFGADRVVLLEDFTNYQCGPCWSFEQTLNNFVDSHPDDLAVIRPHVWWPGNGDPIYNQNNYEQWHRVQLYGVNSVPWLQFDGVIKASTSGSGLNNAFNNRIAVPCFLEIQVANSTSGGAGSIIITLIAEQDLGGDDIFCNAVLIESNIPGAGYWSNSVFEQAFRDELFGPVGESIVFGPTYPDTLDLIVDYDTGTFDFEYVELAVFVQNHGSSKEVYNAWFDYLGAVVGIEEGEAGAADGDIQLDVYPNPSTGNFTINAFNLPESGGELSIYDTSGRCVATGTIKEGISADFSLNASGVYFAEVNSGNTVTVDRIVILR